Proteins encoded by one window of Kribbella italica:
- the gnd gene encoding phosphogluconate dehydrogenase (NAD(+)-dependent, decarboxylating), with protein sequence MELGLVGLGKMGGNMRQRIRNAGHTVIGLDHNQEISDAKDTADLIGKLTAGDQPKIVWVMVPVQAIDPVITELADLLSPGDIVIDGGNSRWTDDTRRAAQLAEKGIQFVDCGVSGGVWGLENGYALMVGGESETIATLMPIFEALKPEGDFGFVHAGKVGAGHFTKMVHNGIEYAIMQAYAEGFELLEAADIVESVPEAFDSWREGTVIRSWLLDLMVNALKEDTHLDKIRGYADDSGEGRWTVEAAIDHAVPVPAIAASLFARFASRQDDSPAMKAIAAMRNQFGGHAVKGAEDPSYATPPIKH encoded by the coding sequence ATGGAGCTCGGGCTTGTCGGTCTCGGCAAGATGGGCGGCAACATGCGCCAGCGGATCCGCAACGCGGGACACACGGTGATCGGCCTGGACCACAACCAGGAGATCTCCGACGCCAAGGACACCGCCGACCTGATCGGCAAGCTGACCGCCGGCGATCAGCCGAAGATCGTCTGGGTGATGGTGCCGGTCCAGGCCATCGACCCGGTGATCACCGAGCTCGCCGATCTGCTCTCCCCGGGTGACATCGTGATCGACGGCGGCAACAGCCGCTGGACCGACGACACCCGCCGGGCCGCGCAGCTGGCCGAGAAGGGCATCCAGTTCGTCGACTGCGGTGTCTCCGGCGGCGTCTGGGGCCTGGAGAACGGCTACGCCCTGATGGTCGGCGGAGAGTCCGAGACGATCGCCACGCTGATGCCGATCTTCGAGGCGCTCAAGCCCGAGGGTGACTTCGGCTTCGTGCACGCCGGCAAGGTCGGCGCCGGGCACTTCACCAAGATGGTCCACAACGGCATCGAGTACGCGATCATGCAGGCGTACGCCGAGGGCTTCGAGCTGCTCGAGGCGGCCGACATCGTCGAGAGCGTGCCGGAGGCGTTCGACTCCTGGCGCGAGGGCACCGTGATCCGGTCCTGGCTGCTCGACCTGATGGTCAACGCGCTCAAGGAAGACACCCACCTGGACAAGATCCGCGGGTACGCCGACGACTCCGGCGAGGGCCGGTGGACCGTCGAGGCCGCGATCGACCACGCCGTCCCGGTGCCGGCGATCGCCGCGTCGCTGTTCGCGCGGTTCGCGTCCCGGCAGGACGACTCCCCGGCGATGAAGGCGATCGCCGCCATGCGCAACCAGTTCGGCGGGCACGCGGTGAAGGGCGCCGAGGACCCGTCGTACGCGACGCCTCCGATCAAGCACTGA
- the recF gene encoding DNA replication/repair protein RecF (All proteins in this family for which functions are known are DNA-binding proteins that assist the filamentation of RecA onto DNA for the initiation of recombination or recombinational repair.), whose product MYVTALGLVDFRSYQQAEVELSPGVTAFVGPNGHGKTNLVEAIHYTATLGSHRVATDTPLVRAGASRAIVRTEVRDEYERDVVVELEINPGKANRARINRSPVPRPREVLGLLRTVLFAPEDLALVKGDPSERRRFLDELLTLRAPRMAGVRQDYDRVLKQRNSLLRSAQMARRQNRSSAAEGQLRTLEVWDSNLARTGSELLATRLELLESLRPLVSSGYDAVARGKGDARLEYKSSVPLEPGMRSREQLAEALLAAVRDKRQDELDRGVSLVGPHRDDVLLGLGDLPAKGYASHGESWSFALALRLASYELLRADGGEPVLILDDVFAELDSQRRDRLAELVAPARQVLVTAAVGDDVPGELSGVRFAVGDGSVTRA is encoded by the coding sequence GTGTACGTCACCGCCCTGGGACTCGTCGACTTCCGGTCGTACCAGCAGGCGGAGGTCGAGCTCTCCCCGGGCGTGACGGCCTTCGTCGGTCCGAACGGCCACGGCAAGACCAACCTGGTCGAGGCGATCCACTACACCGCGACGCTCGGTTCGCACCGGGTCGCGACCGACACACCGTTGGTCCGGGCCGGCGCGTCCCGCGCGATCGTGCGGACCGAGGTCCGCGACGAGTACGAGCGTGACGTCGTGGTCGAGCTGGAAATCAATCCTGGGAAGGCAAACCGGGCGCGGATCAACCGATCGCCGGTCCCCCGGCCCCGGGAAGTGCTCGGTCTGCTCCGGACGGTGCTGTTCGCGCCGGAGGATCTCGCGCTGGTGAAGGGCGACCCGTCCGAGCGGCGCCGGTTCCTGGACGAGCTGCTCACCCTCCGGGCACCGCGGATGGCCGGCGTCCGGCAGGACTACGACCGGGTGCTCAAGCAACGGAACTCGTTGCTGCGCAGCGCCCAGATGGCCCGTCGGCAGAACCGCTCGTCCGCCGCTGAAGGGCAGCTGCGCACGCTCGAGGTGTGGGACTCCAACCTCGCGCGGACCGGCTCGGAGTTGCTCGCCACGCGGCTGGAGCTGCTGGAATCCCTGCGCCCGTTGGTCTCCAGCGGGTACGACGCCGTTGCCCGAGGCAAGGGTGATGCGCGGCTGGAGTACAAGTCGTCGGTCCCGCTCGAGCCCGGGATGCGGTCGCGCGAGCAGCTGGCCGAGGCGTTGCTGGCCGCCGTACGGGACAAGCGGCAGGACGAGCTCGACCGGGGTGTCTCGCTGGTCGGCCCGCATCGCGACGACGTGCTGCTCGGGCTCGGGGACTTGCCCGCGAAGGGGTACGCGAGTCACGGTGAGTCCTGGTCGTTCGCGCTCGCGCTGCGGCTGGCGTCGTACGAGCTGCTGCGGGCGGACGGAGGTGAGCCGGTGCTGATCCTGGACGACGTGTTCGCCGAGCTCGACTCCCAGCGCCGCGACCGGCTGGCCGAGCTGGTCGCGCCGGCGCGGCAGGTGCTGGTCACCGCGGCGGTCGGCGACGACGTACCGGGTGAGCTGTCCGGCGTACGGTTCGCGGTCGGGGACGGGTCGGTCACCCGTGCCTGA